DNA from Ananas comosus cultivar F153 unplaced genomic scaffold, ASM154086v1, whole genome shotgun sequence:
ATAGGGCAATTTTCATGAAGAAATTGGgcttttaaagtttttaaatgcTTTTAAATGCTTTTAGACATGCTAAGAAGCCCACACAGCAAGGCATACAGAGGACATTCTCCTACGTTTACCGATCAATACCCCTACGTTTACCGATCAATACCCCTACGTTTACCGATCAATACCCCTACGTTTACCTTGCGTATAACTACAAAGAATACTAGTGTAGTAATAACTTCAAAAGAATAATTGTAGGTTATGAGCGATTTAATAGTAAAAGATAACGCCCTAATGAATGCTAGTTATAACTTAGCTTTGGTTGAACAGAGGTTAATTCTATTAGCAATCATAGAAGCGAGAGAAACAGGCAAAGGGATTAATGCCAATGATCCTTTAACAGTTCATGCAAGTAGCTATATCAATCAATTTAACGTAGAAAGGCATACGGCATATCAAGCCCTCAAAGATGCTTGTAAAGACTTGTTTGCCCGTCAATTCAGTTACCAAGAAAAGCGAGAACGAGGACGAATTAATATTACAAGTCGATGGGTTTCGCAAATTGGCTATATGGACGATACAGCAACCGTTGAGATTATTTTTGCCCCTGCGGTTGTTCCTCTGATTACACGGCTAGAGGAACAGTTCACCCAGTACGATATTGAGCAAATTAGCGGTTTATCGAGTGCATATGCTGTTCGTATGTACGAACTGCTGATTTGTTGGCGTAGCACAGGCAAAACACCAATTATTGAGCTAGACGAGTTTAGAAAGCGAATAGGTGTTTTAGATACTGAATACACTAGAACAGATAATTTAAAGATGCGAGTTATTGAATTAGCCCTAAAACAAATCAACGAACATACAGACATCACAGCAAGCTATGAACAACACAAAAAAGGGCGAGTGATTACAGGATTCTCATTCAAGTTTAAGCACAAGAAACAAAACAGCGATAAAACGCCAAAAAATAGCGATTCTAGCCCACGTATCGTAAAACATAGTCAAATCCCTACCAACATTGTAAAACAGCCTGAAAACGCCAAAATGAGCGATTTAGAACATAGAGCGAGCCGTGTTACAGGGGAAATAATGCGAAATCGTCTGTCAGATCGGTTTAAACAAGGCGATGAATCAGCAATCGACATGATGAAACGTATTCAAAGTGAAATAATAACCGATGCAATAGCAGACCAGTGGGAAAGCAAACTGGAGGAGTTTGGCGTGGTTTTTTAGTCATGACGATTTCCCGAAGGGCG
Protein-coding regions in this window:
- the LOC109705485 gene encoding uncharacterized protein LOC109705485 — translated: MNASYNLALVEQRLILLAIIEARETGKGINANDPLTVHASSYINQFNVERHTAYQALKDACKDLFARQFSYQEKRERGRINITSRWVSQIGYMDDTATVEIIFAPAVVPLITRLEEQFTQYDIEQISGLSSAYAVRMYELLICWRSTGKTPIIELDEFRKRIGVLDTEYTRTDNLKMRVIELALKQINEHTDITASYEQHKKGRVITGFSFKFKHKKQNSDKTPKNSDSSPRIVKHSQIPTNIVKQPENAKMSDLEHRASRVTGEIMRNRLSDRFKQGDESAIDMMKRIQSEIITDAIADQWESKLEEFGVVF